In Luteimonas sp. MC1750, the following proteins share a genomic window:
- a CDS encoding class I SAM-dependent methyltransferase → MAIHGDPALDALMLPFASGDLARAPGAVFLRARAGAALVAADWPGLACEAPFRPDADALVRAGFTVADEAVATGAGEADVARPLVLVLPPRQRDEARALFAEALSRAAPGAMVVASVANDAGAKSAEADFVRIAGPVTTRSKHKCRVFWAAAGQPGADPALAAQWRDLDAPRQVAGGRFLSRPGVFAWDRIDAASGLLARHLPADLAGRAADLGAGYGYLAAELLERSPGISALDAYEADARALAMARHNLAGFASRAALGFHWHDVVAGVPGAYDVVVTNPPFHAPDGRERPDIGRAFIAAAAQALRPGGRLWLVANRHLPYEQALGAGFGEARLVAQEGGFKVVEAVKAGGARGGRPPR, encoded by the coding sequence ATGGCCATCCACGGCGATCCCGCCCTCGACGCGCTGATGCTTCCCTTCGCCAGCGGAGACCTGGCGCGCGCGCCCGGTGCCGTGTTCCTGCGCGCGCGCGCGGGCGCCGCCCTGGTCGCGGCGGACTGGCCCGGGCTGGCCTGCGAAGCGCCGTTCCGGCCCGACGCGGACGCACTGGTGCGCGCGGGCTTCACCGTCGCCGATGAGGCGGTGGCGACCGGCGCGGGCGAGGCCGACGTCGCGAGGCCGCTGGTCCTCGTGCTGCCGCCACGCCAGCGCGACGAGGCGCGCGCGCTGTTTGCCGAGGCGCTGTCGCGCGCGGCACCGGGCGCGATGGTGGTGGCCAGCGTCGCCAACGACGCCGGAGCGAAGTCCGCCGAAGCCGATTTCGTCCGCATCGCCGGTCCGGTGACCACGCGCAGCAAGCACAAGTGCCGCGTGTTCTGGGCCGCCGCCGGCCAGCCCGGCGCCGACCCCGCGCTGGCCGCGCAGTGGCGCGACCTCGATGCCCCGAGACAGGTGGCCGGAGGCCGCTTCCTGAGCCGGCCCGGCGTCTTCGCCTGGGACCGCATCGACGCGGCATCCGGCCTGCTCGCCCGGCACCTGCCGGCCGACCTGGCCGGCCGCGCCGCCGACCTCGGCGCCGGCTATGGCTATCTCGCGGCCGAACTGCTCGAGCGCAGCCCCGGCATCAGTGCGCTCGACGCCTACGAGGCCGACGCCCGCGCGCTGGCGATGGCGCGCCACAACCTGGCCGGCTTCGCGTCGCGCGCCGCGCTGGGCTTCCATTGGCACGACGTGGTGGCGGGCGTGCCCGGCGCCTACGACGTCGTGGTCACCAATCCGCCCTTCCACGCGCCCGACGGCCGCGAGCGCCCGGACATCGGCCGCGCCTTCATCGCCGCCGCCGCGCAGGCGCTGCGGCCGGGCGGCCGGCTGTGGCTGGTCGCCAACCGCCACCTGCCCTACGAACAGGCGCTCGGCGCGGGCTTCGGCGAAGCCCGGCTGGTGGCCCAGGAAGGCGGCTTCAAGGTCGTCGAAGCGGTGAAGGCGGGCGGCGCGCGCGGCGGGCGTCCGCCGCGATGA
- a CDS encoding 16S rRNA pseudouridine(516) synthase, producing MKLVKSLANLGYGSRKQVALMFREGRVTDAAGEVLYADDAPAWDDVRVDGEPLEPPPGLLLMLHKPVGHTCSTKDRGRVVYDLLPPRFALRSPTLSTVGRLDRDTSGLLLMTDDGQLLHRIISPKAKLPKIYEATLAEPLRGDEAAIFASGTLMLESEKTPLLPAGLEVVSPTQARLTLHEGRYHQVRRMFAAVGHHVVALHRSRVGGLSLDDLPEGEWRLLDDAGRDRIFAVGIAARAPTRSR from the coding sequence ATGAAGCTGGTCAAGTCGCTGGCCAACCTCGGCTACGGCAGCCGCAAGCAGGTGGCGCTGATGTTCCGCGAAGGCCGGGTCACCGACGCCGCGGGCGAGGTGCTGTACGCCGACGACGCGCCCGCGTGGGACGACGTCCGCGTGGACGGCGAGCCGCTGGAACCGCCGCCCGGCCTGCTGCTGATGCTGCACAAGCCAGTGGGCCATACCTGCTCGACGAAGGATCGCGGCCGCGTGGTCTACGACCTGCTGCCGCCACGCTTCGCGCTGCGCTCGCCCACCCTGTCCACGGTCGGCCGCCTCGACCGCGACACCAGCGGCCTGCTGCTGATGACCGACGACGGCCAGCTGCTGCACCGGATCATCTCGCCGAAAGCGAAGCTGCCCAAGATCTACGAGGCCACGCTGGCCGAACCCCTGCGCGGCGACGAGGCGGCGATCTTCGCCAGCGGCACGCTGATGCTGGAGTCCGAAAAGACCCCCCTGCTGCCCGCCGGGCTCGAGGTCGTGTCACCGACGCAGGCGCGCCTGACGCTGCACGAAGGCCGCTATCACCAGGTGCGCCGCATGTTCGCCGCCGTCGGCCACCACGTGGTCGCGCTGCACCGCAGCCGCGTCGGTGGCCTGTCGCTGGACGACCTGCCGGAAGGCGAGTGGCGGCTGCTCGACGACGCCGGCCGCGACAGGATTTTCGCTGTCGGGATTGCGGCACGCGCTCCCACAAGAAGCCGCTAG
- a CDS encoding DUF1415 domain-containing protein — protein sequence MHATDDPIADTRRWLERAVIGLNLCPFAKAVVAKGQVRMVLSDARDEATLLSELGAELLRLRDTAATGVDTTLIVHPQVLADFLDYNDFLETADALVAELELEGVLQVASFHPQYQFADSHPDDIANFTNRSPWPTLHLLREDSVSRAVEAFPDPDEIVERNVATLEKLGLPGWRALFEDVPRG from the coding sequence ATGCACGCGACCGACGATCCGATCGCCGACACCCGCCGCTGGCTGGAACGCGCGGTCATCGGGCTCAACCTGTGCCCGTTCGCCAAGGCGGTGGTCGCCAAGGGCCAGGTGCGGATGGTGCTGAGCGATGCGCGCGACGAGGCGACGCTGCTGTCCGAGCTGGGCGCGGAGCTGTTGCGCCTGCGCGACACGGCGGCGACCGGGGTCGACACGACGCTGATCGTGCATCCGCAGGTGCTGGCCGATTTCCTGGACTACAACGACTTCCTCGAGACCGCCGATGCGCTGGTGGCCGAGCTCGAGCTGGAGGGCGTGCTGCAGGTCGCGAGCTTCCATCCGCAGTACCAGTTCGCCGACAGCCATCCCGACGACATCGCCAACTTCACCAACCGCTCGCCGTGGCCGACGCTGCACCTGCTGCGCGAGGACAGCGTGTCGCGCGCGGTCGAGGCGTTTCCCGATCCGGACGAGATCGTCGAGCGCAATGTGGCGACGCTGGAGAAGCTCGGGCTCCCCGGGTGGCGCGCGCTGTTCGAGGACGTGCCCAGGGGCTAG
- a CDS encoding YajQ family cyclic di-GMP-binding protein, translating into MPSFDIVSEVDTHELTNAVDQANRELTTRFDFKGVDAAFEREEAVITQRAPSDFQLQQMTDILRARLAARKIDTRCLEFGDVESNLAGARQKVTVKQGIERELAKKIGNEIKAAKLKVDTQINGDKLRVTGKKRDDLQAAMALLRSKEFEQPLQFDNFRD; encoded by the coding sequence ATGCCGTCCTTCGACATCGTCTCGGAAGTCGACACCCACGAGCTCACCAACGCCGTCGACCAGGCCAACCGCGAGCTCACCACGCGCTTCGATTTCAAGGGCGTCGACGCCGCCTTCGAACGCGAGGAGGCCGTGATCACCCAGCGCGCGCCCAGCGACTTCCAGCTGCAGCAGATGACCGACATCCTGCGCGCGCGCCTGGCCGCGCGGAAGATCGACACGCGCTGCCTGGAATTCGGCGACGTCGAGAGCAACCTCGCCGGCGCGCGGCAGAAGGTCACGGTCAAGCAGGGCATCGAGCGCGAGCTGGCGAAGAAGATCGGCAACGAGATCAAGGCCGCGAAGTTGAAGGTCGACACGCAGATCAACGGCGACAAGCTGCGCGTCACCGGCAAGAAGCGCGACGACCTGCAGGCGGCGATGGCCCTGCTGCGCAGCAAGGAATTCGAGCAGCCGCTGCAGTTCGACAACTTCCGCGACTGA
- a CDS encoding NAD(P)-dependent alcohol dehydrogenase, with product MHTTAAYAATSATAPLAPWSLERRDPRPGEVLIDIRYCGICHSDLHTVRGEWGPVEYPLVPGHEIVGHVAAVGEGVDRYTVGDAVGVGCFVDSCRSCAQCAAGEEQYCEKGMVATYGSVDPSTGETTQGGYSTRITVHQDYVLRIPDGLPLDRAAPLLCAGITTWSPLRHFGLKEGDELGVVGLGGLGHMAVKLGVALGARVTVLSTSERKREDALKLGAHAFEVVGSDRGAVRRLAKRFDMILDTASAAHDYNVYLQMLKIDGTMVLLGIPEPTPVAASSLVMARRRLAGSLIGGIRETQEMLDFCAANGVASDIELIDADGINDAYERMLRGDVRYRFVIDAASFAV from the coding sequence ATGCACACGACCGCCGCCTATGCCGCCACCTCGGCCACCGCGCCGCTGGCCCCATGGAGCCTGGAGCGCCGCGACCCGCGCCCCGGCGAGGTCCTGATCGATATCCGCTACTGCGGCATCTGCCATTCCGACCTGCATACCGTGCGCGGTGAGTGGGGTCCGGTCGAATATCCGCTCGTGCCGGGCCACGAGATTGTCGGCCACGTCGCCGCCGTCGGCGAGGGCGTGGACCGCTACACGGTGGGCGATGCGGTGGGCGTCGGCTGCTTCGTCGATTCCTGCCGCAGCTGCGCGCAGTGCGCGGCCGGCGAGGAGCAGTACTGCGAGAAGGGCATGGTCGCCACCTACGGCAGCGTCGACCCCTCGACCGGCGAGACCACCCAGGGCGGCTATTCCACGCGCATCACCGTGCACCAGGACTATGTGCTGCGCATCCCCGACGGCCTGCCGCTGGATCGCGCGGCGCCGCTGCTGTGCGCCGGCATCACCACCTGGTCGCCGCTGCGCCACTTCGGCCTGAAGGAAGGGGACGAGCTGGGCGTGGTCGGACTCGGCGGGCTGGGCCACATGGCGGTCAAGCTGGGCGTCGCGCTGGGCGCGCGCGTGACCGTGCTCAGCACCTCGGAGCGCAAGCGCGAGGACGCGCTGAAGCTGGGTGCGCACGCCTTCGAGGTTGTCGGCAGCGACCGCGGCGCGGTGCGCCGGCTGGCGAAGCGCTTCGACATGATCCTCGACACGGCCTCCGCCGCGCACGACTACAACGTCTACCTGCAGATGCTGAAGATCGACGGGACGATGGTGCTGCTGGGCATTCCCGAGCCGACCCCGGTGGCGGCCTCGTCCCTGGTCATGGCCCGGCGGCGCCTGGCCGGCTCGCTGATCGGCGGCATCCGCGAAACCCAGGAGATGCTCGACTTCTGCGCCGCCAACGGCGTCGCCAGCGACATCGAGCTGATCGACGCCGACGGCATCAACGATGCCTACGAGCGGATGCTGCGCGGCGACGTGCGCTACCGCTTCGTGATCGACGCCGCCAGCTTCGCGGTCTGA
- a CDS encoding DMT family transporter: MLAMLFAVAVLCVMDACMKQLAGHYPPMQVAALRGAVGLPLVLAWALSTTGLRPLLRVHWPLHLLRGVLGVLFLSCFVAGLRDLPMSTAYAITFVGPLLVTAMAVPLLREHVGPRRWAAIVVGIIGVLVVLRPGGEGMLTRAGLLVLFATVCYAASVVTVRMLAQRDSAQALVFWFLAMVAVGAGLLAWPDWVPLRAADGWLLAGVAVSGTLGQVALTHAFRLGEASLIAPLEYTALVWVVLLDLVLWSALPDGMTWLGAGIIVASGLYLMRRERVVRGDQRCPPRMQGG, translated from the coding sequence GTGCTCGCGATGCTGTTCGCGGTCGCCGTGCTGTGCGTGATGGACGCCTGCATGAAGCAGCTGGCCGGCCACTACCCGCCGATGCAGGTCGCGGCGCTGCGCGGCGCGGTGGGCCTGCCGCTGGTCCTGGCCTGGGCGCTCTCGACCACGGGCCTGCGTCCGCTGCTGCGCGTGCACTGGCCGCTGCACCTGTTGCGCGGCGTGCTCGGCGTGCTGTTCCTGTCGTGCTTCGTTGCCGGCCTGCGAGACCTGCCGATGTCGACTGCCTATGCGATCACCTTCGTCGGTCCGCTGCTGGTGACCGCGATGGCCGTGCCCCTGCTGCGCGAGCACGTCGGGCCCCGGCGCTGGGCCGCGATCGTGGTCGGCATCATCGGCGTGCTGGTGGTGCTGCGTCCCGGCGGCGAGGGCATGCTGACCCGGGCCGGCCTCCTGGTCCTGTTCGCCACGGTCTGCTACGCGGCGTCGGTGGTGACGGTGAGGATGCTGGCCCAGCGCGACAGCGCGCAGGCGCTGGTGTTCTGGTTCCTGGCGATGGTGGCCGTGGGCGCGGGCCTGCTCGCCTGGCCGGACTGGGTACCGCTGCGCGCGGCCGACGGCTGGTTGCTCGCGGGGGTCGCGGTGTCCGGAACCCTCGGACAGGTGGCGCTGACCCACGCCTTCCGCCTGGGCGAGGCCTCGCTGATCGCGCCGCTGGAATACACCGCCCTGGTCTGGGTGGTGCTGCTCGACCTGGTGCTGTGGAGCGCGCTGCCGGACGGCATGACCTGGCTGGGCGCGGGGATCATCGTCGCCAGCGGCCTCTACCTGATGCGCCGCGAGCGCGTGGTGCGGGGCGATCAGCGGTGCCCGCCGCGGATGCAGGGGGGATGA
- a CDS encoding OmpW family outer membrane protein — protein sequence MAPITKILVPAALALAIAPAAFAQDNAPDKRVSVTAGYSLVEPTRNPEIAGARTQFDGEGTPTLGVTYHITDNWGVEAWAADSYGQRVNTAAGKAGSVDAQPYSLSGQYRFGTSDSTVRPFVGLGYHETNYDSETPTAAGQRVGVETAKGGVATVGMDVNISPTWFARADARYFQADSDVHIDGVKAGDAKLDPVMVGVGIGARF from the coding sequence ATTGCCCCCATCACCAAGATCCTGGTTCCCGCGGCGCTGGCGCTTGCCATCGCGCCGGCGGCCTTCGCCCAGGACAACGCCCCCGACAAGCGCGTCTCGGTGACCGCCGGCTATTCGCTGGTCGAGCCCACGCGCAATCCCGAGATCGCCGGCGCCCGCACGCAGTTCGACGGCGAGGGCACGCCGACGCTGGGCGTGACCTATCACATCACCGACAACTGGGGCGTTGAAGCCTGGGCGGCCGACAGCTACGGCCAGCGCGTCAACACCGCTGCCGGCAAGGCCGGCAGCGTCGATGCGCAGCCGTATTCGCTGAGCGGCCAGTACCGCTTCGGCACGTCCGACAGCACGGTGCGTCCGTTCGTCGGCCTGGGTTACCACGAGACGAACTACGACAGCGAAACCCCGACCGCCGCCGGCCAGCGCGTGGGCGTGGAGACCGCCAAGGGCGGCGTGGCCACGGTCGGCATGGACGTCAACATCAGCCCGACCTGGTTCGCGCGCGCCGACGCACGCTACTTCCAGGCCGATTCGGATGTGCACATCGACGGCGTGAAGGCCGGCGACGCCAAGCTCGACCCGGTGATGGTCGGCGTGGGCATCGGCGCGCGCTTCTGA
- a CDS encoding dihydrolipoyllysine-residue acetyltransferase: MASPQEARVPDIGGFDDVPVIEVLVSVGESVAKDQSLITLESDKATMEVPAPFAGVVREVKVKVGDTLSEGGVVALIEPAEEAAAQPTPPAAAEEAPRAQPDAGTGERPAAETGTRVEPVAVAAKPDNIAQASIDREPAGATQAAPPRVLDADAVMPDKVPYASPAVRVFARELGVDLLQVTGSARGGRISREDVQQFVKSALAGGAAAGGGAVAGGGGGGLNLLPWPKVDFSKFGEVEEQPLTRIQKISGANLARNWAMIPHVTQHDDADITGLEALRVELNRENERGADKGAVKLTMLAFIMKAAVSALQKYPQFNASLDASGETLILKKYVHIGFAADTPNGLVVPVVRDCDRKGVMQIAQETSALAKKAREGKLGPADMSGGCFSISSLGGIGGTSFTPIVNAPEVAILGVSKSAMKPVWNGEKFKPRLVLPLSLSYDHRVIDGAAAARFTAYFAQLLGDMRRAML, from the coding sequence ATGGCCAGCCCCCAGGAAGCGCGTGTTCCCGATATCGGGGGCTTCGACGATGTCCCGGTGATCGAGGTGCTGGTCTCGGTCGGCGAGTCCGTGGCCAAGGACCAGAGCCTGATCACGCTCGAATCCGACAAGGCGACCATGGAAGTGCCGGCCCCGTTCGCGGGCGTGGTCCGCGAGGTGAAGGTCAAGGTCGGCGACACGCTGTCCGAGGGTGGCGTGGTGGCCCTGATCGAACCCGCGGAGGAGGCGGCCGCGCAGCCGACGCCTCCGGCCGCCGCCGAGGAAGCGCCGCGCGCGCAGCCGGATGCGGGCACCGGCGAGCGGCCCGCGGCGGAAACCGGCACCCGGGTCGAACCGGTGGCGGTGGCCGCGAAGCCCGACAACATCGCCCAGGCGTCGATCGACCGCGAGCCCGCCGGCGCGACGCAGGCGGCACCGCCGCGGGTCCTCGATGCCGATGCGGTGATGCCGGACAAGGTTCCCTATGCGAGTCCGGCGGTGCGCGTGTTCGCGCGCGAGCTGGGCGTCGACCTGCTGCAGGTGACGGGCAGTGCGCGCGGAGGACGCATCAGTCGCGAGGACGTGCAGCAGTTCGTCAAGTCGGCGCTGGCCGGCGGCGCGGCGGCCGGTGGCGGCGCGGTCGCCGGCGGCGGCGGCGGTGGCCTCAACCTGCTGCCCTGGCCGAAGGTCGACTTCTCGAAGTTCGGCGAGGTCGAGGAGCAGCCGCTGACCCGGATCCAGAAGATCAGCGGCGCGAACCTGGCGCGCAACTGGGCGATGATCCCCCACGTCACCCAGCACGACGACGCCGACATCACCGGACTCGAGGCGCTGCGCGTCGAGCTCAACCGCGAGAACGAGCGCGGCGCCGACAAGGGCGCCGTCAAGCTCACCATGCTGGCCTTCATCATGAAGGCGGCGGTGTCGGCGCTGCAGAAATACCCCCAGTTCAACGCCTCGCTCGATGCCTCGGGCGAAACCCTGATCCTGAAGAAGTACGTCCACATCGGCTTCGCGGCCGACACGCCCAACGGGCTGGTGGTGCCGGTGGTGCGCGACTGCGACCGCAAGGGCGTGATGCAGATCGCACAGGAAACCTCGGCGCTGGCGAAGAAGGCGCGCGAGGGCAAGCTCGGACCGGCCGACATGTCCGGCGGCTGCTTCTCGATCAGCTCGCTCGGCGGCATCGGCGGCACCAGCTTCACCCCGATCGTCAACGCACCCGAGGTGGCCATCCTCGGCGTGTCGAAGTCGGCGATGAAGCCGGTGTGGAACGGCGAGAAGTTCAAGCCGCGGCTGGTGCTGCCGCTGTCGCTGTCCTACGACCACCGGGTGATCGACGGTGCCGCGGCGGCGCGGTTCACCGCCTATTTCGCACAGCTGCTCGGCGACATGCGCCGGGCGATGCTCTGA
- the lpdA gene encoding dihydrolipoyl dehydrogenase gives MANTIEVKVPDIGGFDAVPVIEVLVAVGDTVAVDQGLATLESDKATMEVPSPAAGVVREVRVKVGDKVAEGSVVVVLEAEGEGGGDAPAPAEASAAAAPAASSASAPSAADAGPGRPPVARSHRAPAEPDAPDAPAAAAASGRKADVECAVVVLGAGPGGYTAAFRAADLGLDTVLIERYPSLGGVCLNVGCIPSKALLHAADVIDQAAHASAFGVDFGKPKIDLGTLRGYKDNVVGQLTKGLAGMAKQRKVRVVQGTGRFVSANEIEVTGDDGGTQLLRFGQCIIAAGSQAMKLPGFPWDDERIMDSTDALQLAEVPKTLLVVGGGIIGLEMATVYRGLGSHVTVVELADQLIPGADRDLVKPLADRLKKQGVSVHLKTRVVEAKAAKKGIEVVFEGDSIPEARLYDRVLVAVGRVPNGRALDADKAGVRVGERGFIEVDAQMRTNVPHIFAIGDIVGQPMLAHKATHEGKLAAEVAAGEKKEWVARVIPSVAYTDPEIAWVGVTETEAKAKGLKVGVGKFPWAASGRAIGLARTEGFTRLVFDEATKRVIGAAIVGVHAGELISEAALAIEMGAEVGDIAHTIHPHPTLGESVAMAAEMYDGTITDLYIPRRK, from the coding sequence ATGGCGAACACGATCGAAGTGAAGGTGCCCGACATCGGCGGTTTCGACGCCGTGCCGGTGATCGAGGTGCTGGTGGCGGTCGGCGACACCGTCGCCGTCGACCAGGGCCTGGCCACGCTGGAGTCCGACAAGGCGACGATGGAAGTGCCGTCCCCGGCCGCCGGCGTGGTGCGCGAGGTCCGGGTCAAGGTCGGCGACAAGGTGGCCGAGGGCAGCGTGGTGGTGGTGCTGGAAGCCGAAGGCGAGGGTGGTGGCGACGCGCCGGCCCCTGCCGAGGCATCGGCTGCCGCGGCCCCGGCCGCGTCCAGCGCGTCGGCTCCGTCCGCAGCGGACGCCGGCCCCGGGCGTCCACCGGTCGCGCGCTCGCATCGCGCGCCGGCCGAGCCGGATGCACCCGACGCGCCCGCGGCTGCCGCGGCGAGTGGCCGCAAGGCCGACGTGGAGTGCGCCGTCGTCGTGCTCGGCGCCGGTCCGGGCGGCTATACCGCGGCCTTCCGCGCCGCCGACCTGGGTCTCGATACGGTCCTCATCGAGCGTTACCCGAGCCTGGGCGGCGTCTGCCTCAACGTCGGCTGCATTCCGTCGAAGGCGCTGCTGCACGCGGCGGACGTGATCGACCAGGCCGCGCACGCGAGCGCCTTCGGCGTCGACTTCGGCAAGCCGAAGATCGACCTGGGAACGCTGCGCGGCTACAAGGACAACGTGGTCGGCCAGCTCACCAAGGGCCTGGCCGGCATGGCGAAGCAGCGCAAGGTGCGCGTCGTGCAAGGCACCGGCCGCTTCGTGTCGGCCAACGAGATCGAGGTCACCGGCGACGACGGCGGCACGCAGCTGCTGCGCTTCGGCCAGTGCATCATCGCCGCGGGTTCGCAGGCGATGAAGCTCCCGGGCTTCCCCTGGGATGACGAGCGGATCATGGACTCCACCGATGCGCTGCAGCTGGCCGAGGTGCCGAAGACGCTGCTGGTGGTCGGCGGCGGCATCATCGGGCTGGAAATGGCGACGGTGTATCGCGGCCTCGGCAGCCACGTCACCGTGGTCGAGCTCGCGGACCAGCTGATCCCCGGCGCCGACCGCGACCTGGTCAAGCCGCTGGCCGACCGGTTGAAGAAGCAGGGCGTGTCGGTCCACCTGAAGACGCGGGTGGTCGAGGCGAAGGCGGCGAAGAAGGGCATCGAGGTGGTCTTCGAGGGCGACAGCATCCCCGAAGCCAGGCTGTACGATCGCGTGCTCGTGGCCGTGGGCCGGGTGCCCAACGGACGGGCGCTCGACGCGGACAAGGCCGGCGTGCGCGTGGGCGAGCGCGGCTTCATCGAGGTCGACGCTCAGATGCGCACCAACGTGCCGCACATCTTCGCCATCGGCGACATCGTCGGACAGCCCATGCTGGCCCACAAGGCGACGCACGAGGGCAAGCTGGCCGCCGAAGTGGCCGCCGGAGAAAAGAAGGAGTGGGTCGCGCGGGTGATCCCGTCGGTGGCCTATACCGATCCGGAAATCGCCTGGGTCGGCGTGACGGAGACCGAGGCCAAGGCCAAGGGCCTGAAGGTGGGCGTGGGCAAGTTCCCGTGGGCGGCGAGCGGCCGGGCCATCGGGCTGGCGCGGACCGAAGGCTTCACCCGGCTGGTGTTCGACGAGGCGACGAAGCGCGTCATCGGCGCGGCCATCGTCGGCGTGCACGCCGGCGAGCTGATCTCGGAGGCTGCGCTGGCGATCGAGATGGGCGCCGAGGTCGGCGATATCGCCCACACCATCCACCCGCATCCGACCCTGGGCGAGTCGGTGGCCATGGCCGCCGAGATGTACGACGGCACGATCACCGACCTCTACATCCCCAGGCGCAAGTAG
- a CDS encoding peptidoglycan recognition family protein, giving the protein MKIRKVHGAALLLSTALAAAGASAGESRFAQWDAGGDVAAAKQEAAMAARLRNEEVRLRAERAAYPAYFKRAYAAYPQIPRGTLEAIAYVQSRWQHVRAEDAGAMDDHGHMPAAHGVMGLYAGGGFADQVGEAAALLGVPAEQVRRDPATNIMAAAALLGSRLRGRDVRDLESLAPELASYAGFSPSPVGGAIDDYARASFAFDVLLAQDRGVDEKGMVVPQTAVAWEQAFDPETLVRLQAPFVRLDVAGDRIEVDGYAIDPVSEQLVRKPSPKEGDGRLRAQSTDYGPAIWNPAHSSNYNASRSAAVSAVTLHTAQGSYAGTISWFKNSTANVSAHYVIRSSDGQVTQMVRNAHTAWHVRNQNSYTLGIEHEGYVNNSSWYTSAMYNASAALVRDFCARYSAVTCSSAYRGAPSSGINVLPTSVKIKGHQHFSGQTHTDPGINWNWASYYTLLNPGSGGSTTWLDRFESNVGHFNTSPAYSGSTAGISTASTATRNCSTRRNGSCSLQVLLKDNPNTSAAWAVRLLSGGGNPGSNAAVSRANGSVGFWVYAGGSGMSVGIGIDDSDGTERSVSRALAANSWTYVSWSLTDANQWNAWVGGNGAITAASVKVDAIWLYHANTSYDINVYIDDVQVRN; this is encoded by the coding sequence ATGAAGATTCGTAAGGTTCATGGAGCGGCGCTGCTGCTGTCCACCGCGCTGGCCGCTGCAGGCGCGTCCGCGGGCGAGTCGCGGTTCGCGCAGTGGGACGCTGGCGGCGATGTCGCCGCCGCGAAGCAGGAGGCGGCGATGGCCGCGCGCCTGCGCAACGAGGAGGTGCGGCTGCGCGCCGAGCGCGCGGCGTATCCGGCGTATTTCAAGCGCGCCTACGCGGCGTATCCGCAGATCCCCCGCGGGACGCTCGAGGCGATCGCCTACGTGCAGAGCCGCTGGCAGCATGTGCGCGCGGAGGACGCGGGCGCGATGGACGACCACGGCCACATGCCCGCGGCGCACGGCGTGATGGGCCTCTACGCCGGCGGCGGCTTTGCCGACCAGGTGGGCGAGGCGGCCGCGCTGCTGGGCGTGCCGGCGGAACAGGTCAGGCGCGATCCGGCCACCAACATCATGGCCGCGGCCGCGCTGCTGGGCAGCCGGCTGCGTGGCCGCGACGTGCGCGACCTCGAATCGCTGGCGCCCGAACTCGCAAGCTACGCCGGCTTCTCGCCGTCGCCGGTCGGCGGCGCGATCGACGACTACGCGCGCGCCAGCTTCGCCTTCGACGTGCTGCTGGCCCAGGACCGCGGCGTCGACGAGAAGGGCATGGTGGTGCCGCAGACCGCGGTGGCGTGGGAACAGGCCTTCGATCCCGAGACCCTCGTGCGCCTGCAGGCACCGTTCGTGCGCCTCGACGTCGCGGGTGATCGGATCGAGGTCGACGGCTACGCGATCGACCCGGTGAGCGAGCAGCTGGTGCGCAAGCCCTCGCCAAAGGAAGGCGACGGCCGCCTGCGCGCGCAGAGCACCGACTATGGCCCGGCGATCTGGAACCCGGCGCATTCGAGCAACTACAACGCCTCGCGCAGCGCGGCGGTCAGCGCGGTCACCCTGCATACCGCGCAGGGCAGCTACGCCGGCACCATCAGCTGGTTCAAGAACTCGACCGCCAACGTCAGCGCGCACTACGTGATCCGCAGCTCCGACGGCCAGGTCACCCAGATGGTGCGCAACGCGCACACCGCCTGGCACGTGCGCAACCAGAACAGCTACACCCTGGGCATCGAGCACGAGGGCTACGTCAACAACAGCAGCTGGTACACCAGCGCGATGTACAACGCCTCCGCGGCGCTGGTGCGCGACTTCTGCGCCAGGTACAGCGCGGTCACCTGCTCGAGCGCCTACCGGGGCGCGCCGTCGAGCGGCATCAACGTCCTGCCCACCTCGGTCAAGATCAAAGGCCACCAGCACTTCAGTGGCCAGACGCACACCGACCCCGGCATCAACTGGAACTGGGCCAGCTACTACACCCTGCTCAATCCGGGCAGCGGCGGCAGCACGACCTGGCTGGACCGCTTCGAGAGCAACGTGGGGCACTTCAACACCAGCCCGGCGTATTCCGGCAGCACCGCCGGCATCTCGACCGCGTCCACCGCGACGCGCAACTGCAGCACGCGCCGCAACGGCAGCTGCTCGCTGCAGGTGCTGCTGAAGGACAACCCGAACACCAGCGCGGCCTGGGCGGTGCGCTTGCTGTCCGGCGGCGGCAACCCCGGCAGCAACGCGGCGGTCAGCCGCGCGAACGGCAGCGTCGGCTTCTGGGTGTATGCCGGCGGCAGCGGCATGAGCGTCGGCATCGGCATCGACGACAGCGATGGCACCGAGCGCTCGGTCAGCCGCGCGCTCGCGGCCAACAGCTGGACCTATGTGTCCTGGTCACTCACCGACGCCAACCAGTGGAACGCGTGGGTCGGCGGCAACGGCGCGATCACCGCGGCGAGCGTGAAGGTGGATGCGATCTGGCTGTACCACGCCAACACCAGCTACGACATCAACGTCTATATCGACGACGTGCAGGTCCGCAACTGA